A stretch of Candidatus Symbiobacter mobilis CR DNA encodes these proteins:
- a CDS encoding type II toxin-antitoxin system HicA family toxin, protein MKRKHQCTLELLFARPTSANIPWRDIEGLLEELGAEVSEREGSRVAVVLFGEVRVFHRQHPSPNTDKGAVASVRKWLEQHGVEP, encoded by the coding sequence ATGAAGCGAAAACACCAATGCACGCTTGAACTCCTCTTTGCCAGACCAACGAGCGCAAACATTCCGTGGCGCGACATCGAAGGCTTGTTGGAGGAACTGGGTGCCGAGGTCAGCGAGCGTGAAGGTAGCCGTGTGGCTGTTGTGTTGTTTGGCGAAGTGCGTGTCTTTCACAGGCAGCACCCCTCCCCGAACACGGACAAAGGTGCCGTCGCAAGCGTTCGCAAATGGCTTGAACAGCACGGAGTAGAACCATGA
- a CDS encoding type II toxin-antitoxin system HicB family antitoxin: protein MNIMTVDGYHAKIEYDEELDLFRGEILGLNGGADFYGKNPQELRIEFQKSLQVFLEVCKEKGIEPRRHFSGQFNVRIPPALHEQLAISAQAEGKSINMLTQEALRIRVTQ from the coding sequence ATGAACATCATGACAGTGGACGGCTATCACGCCAAGATCGAATACGACGAAGAGCTGGATCTTTTTCGGGGTGAAATTCTTGGGCTGAACGGCGGAGCTGACTTCTACGGTAAGAACCCCCAGGAATTGCGAATAGAGTTCCAAAAATCCTTGCAGGTTTTTCTGGAGGTTTGCAAGGAAAAAGGCATCGAACCCAGAAGGCATTTCTCTGGCCAATTCAATGTTCGCATTCCACCCGCATTGCATGAACAACTTGCCATTTCCGCGCAAGCCGAAGGCAAAAGCATCAACATGCTGACCCAAGAAGCCTTGCGTATCCGTGTCACACAGTAA
- a CDS encoding tyrosine recombinase XerC: protein MAPTDPLLLRYLDHVRFEKRLAARSVSLYAFDLARLQKLADEAGIALPTLERTQARKWMAQLHAQGKNGKTIALTLSVWRGFYTWLGRLGEIRANPIADLRAPKSARPLPKALGVDDAVGLADFHDDDADPWLEARDAAIVALLYGGGLRVGELCALDAHASPTAKGWIDIDAGEARVTGKGSKKRIVPIGAKAVTAMRAWMAVRAEHGTITDAEALFVGSRGTRLTTHSVWQRLRQRSQRAGVSTPVHPHMLRHSCASHVLQSSGDLRGVQELLGHANIGTTQVYTRLDTGHLAKVYDAAHPRARLRPEQKK from the coding sequence ATGGCCCCAACCGACCCCCTTTTGCTGCGCTACCTCGACCACGTCCGCTTTGAAAAGCGCCTGGCCGCACGCAGCGTCTCGCTCTACGCTTTCGACCTGGCCCGGCTGCAAAAACTGGCCGATGAAGCAGGCATCGCGCTGCCAACGCTGGAACGGACGCAGGCGCGGAAATGGATGGCGCAGCTCCATGCTCAAGGCAAAAATGGAAAAACGATTGCGCTGACGCTGTCCGTATGGCGGGGGTTCTATACCTGGCTGGGGCGCTTGGGCGAGATTCGCGCCAACCCGATTGCCGATCTGCGAGCGCCCAAATCGGCGCGCCCCCTGCCCAAAGCCTTGGGTGTAGACGATGCCGTGGGTCTGGCCGATTTCCACGACGACGATGCCGACCCTTGGCTCGAAGCGCGCGATGCCGCCATCGTGGCATTGCTCTACGGCGGGGGCTTGCGGGTGGGGGAGTTGTGCGCGCTGGACGCCCACGCCAGCCCCACCGCAAAAGGATGGATCGACATCGACGCGGGGGAAGCCCGCGTCACCGGCAAGGGCAGCAAAAAACGCATCGTCCCCATTGGTGCCAAGGCAGTAACGGCCATGCGGGCCTGGATGGCCGTTCGCGCAGAGCACGGAACCATCACCGATGCCGAAGCGCTGTTCGTGGGCAGCCGGGGAACCCGGCTAACGACGCACTCGGTGTGGCAGCGACTGCGCCAACGCAGCCAGCGCGCAGGGGTGTCCACCCCCGTGCATCCGCACATGCTGCGCCACTCCTGCGCCAGCCACGTCCTCCAGTCCAGCGGCGACTTGCGCGGCGTGCAGGAATTGCTGGGTCACGCAAACATCGGAACCACGCAGGTCTACACCCGCCTCGACACCGGCCACCTCGCCAAGGTCTACGATGCCGCCCACCCACGGGCGCGTCTGCGGCCCGAACAGAAAAAATAA
- a CDS encoding type II toxin-antitoxin system HicB family antitoxin: protein MNVMTVDGYHAKIEYDEELDLCRGEILGLNGGADFYGKNPQELQTEFQKSLLVFLEVCKEKGIEPRRHFSGQFNEQLAIAAQAEGKSINMLTQEALRIRVTQ from the coding sequence ATGAACGTAATGACAGTGGACGGCTATCACGCCAAGATCGAATACGACGAAGAGCTGGATCTTTGTCGGGGTGAAATTCTTGGGCTGAACGGTGGTGCAGACTTCTACGGCAAGAACCCCCAGGAATTACAAACAGAGTTCCAAAAATCCTTGCTGGTTTTCCTGGAGGTTTGCAAGGAAAAAGGCATCGAACCCAGAAGGCATTTCTCTGGCCAATTCAATGAACAACTTGCCATTGCCGCGCAAGCCGAAGGCAAAAGCATCAACATGCTGACCCAAGAAGCCTTGCGTATCCGTGTCACACAGTAA
- a CDS encoding IS1380 family transposase, which yields MAQFEVKQTSKLQLTSYSGLALIGQCCQAAQVEAVIDPKIPVSHGMRTSDIVKSAIGLLSLGKSDFEAIESFRNDRFFKEALHLSKVPGSVWLRQRLDAKADAIREWTDELSLRLLKRTEAPITPHKGFVCVDIDTFAMDNSGTKKEEVKRTYQGFDGYTPIAGYIGNEGWNIGLELRPGSQHSASKTEYFYERMFPRIERLVQADQPVLLREDSGFDSARLLFAKATERDRLARLGRSFDFLCKWNPRKQDKAAWVERAQAAGSFVETRPGKRVGVLSLDVERSFGKEKRRFRLVARVIERSIDKRGQRLLVPDIELEGWWTTLAVDAAEVIDLYKHHGMHEQFHSEFKTDLDLERLPSGKFDTNDSLLHLAAFAYNCLRLLGQLGLTGKITPIRHPAKRRRIKTVLQEIMYRAAKFVAHARRLVLDFGRGVAAHAKVFVTLQARLQTAASSG from the coding sequence ATGGCGCAATTTGAAGTCAAGCAAACCAGCAAGCTGCAACTGACCTCGTATTCCGGACTGGCGCTGATCGGGCAATGCTGTCAGGCCGCCCAGGTGGAGGCGGTGATCGACCCGAAGATTCCGGTGTCGCATGGCATGCGCACCTCGGACATCGTCAAGAGCGCGATTGGGCTGCTGAGCTTGGGCAAGAGCGACTTCGAAGCCATCGAATCGTTCCGCAATGACCGTTTTTTCAAGGAAGCCCTGCATCTGTCCAAGGTTCCCGGCAGCGTTTGGCTGCGTCAGCGCCTGGATGCCAAGGCCGACGCGATCCGTGAATGGACCGACGAGTTGTCGCTGCGCCTGCTGAAGCGCACCGAAGCCCCCATCACGCCGCACAAAGGATTTGTCTGTGTCGACATCGACACCTTCGCCATGGACAACAGCGGCACCAAGAAGGAAGAGGTGAAACGCACCTACCAGGGGTTCGACGGGTATACCCCGATCGCCGGTTACATCGGTAACGAAGGCTGGAACATCGGCCTGGAGTTGCGGCCTGGTTCCCAGCACTCTGCGAGCAAGACGGAATACTTCTACGAGCGCATGTTTCCTCGCATCGAACGTTTGGTCCAAGCCGACCAGCCCGTCCTGTTGCGCGAGGACAGCGGTTTCGACAGCGCCCGCCTGTTGTTTGCCAAGGCGACGGAACGAGACCGGCTCGCCCGCCTGGGGCGATCCTTCGACTTTCTCTGCAAGTGGAATCCGCGCAAACAGGACAAGGCGGCCTGGGTGGAGCGTGCCCAAGCGGCGGGAAGCTTTGTGGAAACGCGGCCCGGCAAGCGGGTGGGCGTGCTGTCTTTAGACGTGGAACGAAGCTTTGGCAAGGAGAAACGCCGTTTCCGCCTGGTGGCCCGAGTGATCGAACGCAGCATCGACAAGAGAGGGCAACGCCTGTTGGTGCCCGACATCGAACTGGAAGGCTGGTGGACGACGCTGGCCGTTGACGCAGCGGAGGTCATTGATCTGTACAAACATCACGGCATGCACGAGCAGTTTCATTCCGAGTTCAAGACCGACTTGGACCTGGAGCGGCTGCCTTCGGGCAAGTTCGATACCAACGACAGCCTGCTGCATCTGGCGGCGTTCGCCTACAACTGCCTGCGCCTCTTGGGACAGTTGGGACTGACCGGCAAGATCACGCCGATCCGGCATCCGGCCAAGCGCCGACGCATCAAGACCGTGCTGCAGGAGATCATGTATCGGGCGGCGAAGTTTGTGGCCCATGCCCGCCGCCTGGTGCTGGACTTCGGTCGCGGTGTGGCGGCGCATGCCAAGGTGTTTGTCACCCTTCAGGCGCGGTTGCAAACTGCCGCGTCTTCGGGATGA
- the tadA gene encoding tRNA adenosine(34) deaminase TadA, whose product MRRAILRAASQTSYPRAMILPDEEAMLHALAQARLAAQLGEVPVGAVIVRGGEVLAAAHNEVLQKNDPTAHAEMLALRRAAAAVGNCRLDGCTLVCTLEPCAMCVGALVHARVGRLVYGAREPKTGAVRSQMQLLAHPAMPNPPVVMEGVLAADSAKLLQDFFVQRRAVSRSQRWPLRDDALRTPEERFACVASPYVSRYVADLPSLAGLRMHYWCEGAQTATVAPAMLTLHGPQEWSAAWIEWMDRDLTAGRRVLLPDRIGYGRSDKPKKESAHSLRWHAAIALELLDRLGIGSVEIRTSLAGMPVAEALAMLAGERVVAIHPATPSLLSEAVREAPYPDRGHRAALRAAQRGRA is encoded by the coding sequence ATGAGGCGGGCGATTTTGCGTGCGGCATCGCAGACGTCGTACCCTCGGGCCATGATCTTGCCCGACGAAGAAGCGATGCTCCATGCCTTGGCCCAAGCGCGGCTGGCTGCCCAACTGGGGGAAGTGCCTGTAGGCGCGGTGATCGTTCGCGGTGGCGAGGTGCTTGCCGCCGCGCACAACGAAGTCTTGCAGAAGAACGACCCCACCGCCCATGCCGAAATGCTGGCATTGCGTAGGGCCGCAGCCGCTGTGGGGAATTGCCGGCTTGATGGATGCACCCTGGTCTGCACGCTGGAGCCGTGCGCGATGTGTGTCGGCGCTTTGGTTCATGCGCGGGTGGGCAGGCTTGTGTATGGGGCGCGGGAACCCAAAACGGGGGCCGTGCGTTCGCAAATGCAGTTGCTGGCGCACCCCGCGATGCCTAACCCTCCGGTAGTGATGGAGGGCGTGCTGGCTGCGGACAGCGCGAAATTGCTGCAAGATTTTTTTGTACAGCGCCGCGCAGTCAGCCGCTCGCAGCGTTGGCCCTTGCGTGACGATGCGTTGCGTACACCGGAGGAACGTTTTGCGTGCGTCGCCTCCCCGTATGTGTCGCGGTACGTCGCCGATCTACCCAGCCTGGCCGGGTTGCGGATGCACTACTGGTGCGAGGGCGCGCAGACGGCTACGGTTGCCCCGGCCATGCTGACTCTGCATGGCCCGCAGGAATGGAGCGCGGCGTGGATCGAATGGATGGATCGGGACCTCACAGCAGGGCGGCGTGTACTGTTGCCAGACCGGATCGGCTACGGCCGCAGCGACAAGCCCAAGAAAGAATCTGCGCACAGCTTGCGCTGGCACGCCGCGATTGCGCTCGAATTGCTCGATCGCCTGGGCATCGGCTCGGTCGAGATTCGCACCAGCCTTGCGGGGATGCCGGTGGCCGAAGCGTTGGCTATGCTGGCGGGGGAACGGGTCGTTGCAATCCATCCCGCCACGCCATCGCTGCTTTCCGAAGCAGTACGCGAAGCGCCGTACCCCGACCGGGGGCACCGCGCAGCATTGCGGGCTGCGCAGCGGGGAAGGGCTTGA